The Methanomassiliicoccales archaeon genome has a segment encoding these proteins:
- a CDS encoding potassium channel protein, with protein MDQLEDMLLELKDTSELMIDLAYSSLLYNNKEIAEEVVLMEEMLDELANNIQRQAIARSGQDHDEGKAFAIIKLAMAVEEISEAAMQIAMVTIHDDEPHPVIRLSIKDADTTITLAEVKEGSDLVGRTLGSMRLASQSGMWVVAIKRGRKYLYGPEKDAKLEVGDVVISRGPPDAEKYFQDLCQGEERLEEP; from the coding sequence ATGGACCAATTAGAGGACATGCTTCTGGAGCTCAAGGACACCTCCGAGCTGATGATCGACCTGGCCTATTCCTCCCTGCTCTACAACAACAAGGAGATCGCCGAGGAGGTGGTGCTGATGGAGGAGATGCTGGACGAACTGGCCAACAACATCCAGCGCCAGGCCATCGCCCGGTCCGGGCAGGACCACGACGAGGGAAAGGCCTTCGCGATCATCAAGCTGGCCATGGCGGTGGAGGAGATATCCGAGGCCGCGATGCAGATAGCCATGGTCACCATCCACGATGACGAGCCGCACCCGGTGATCCGGTTAAGCATCAAGGACGCCGACACCACCATCACCTTGGCCGAGGTCAAGGAGGGCTCGGACCTGGTCGGACGCACCTTGGGCAGCATGAGGCTGGCCAGCCAGAGCGGCATGTGGGTCGTCGCGATCAAAAGGGGCCGCAAGTACCTGTACGGGCCGGAGAAGGACGCTAAACTGGAGGTCGGGGATGTCGTGATATCCCGCGGACCGCCGGACGCGGAGAAGTATTTCCAGGACCTGTGCCAGGGTGAAGAGCGTCTGGAAGAGCCGTAA